In Argiope bruennichi chromosome 4, qqArgBrue1.1, whole genome shotgun sequence, a single window of DNA contains:
- the LOC129965984 gene encoding sorting nexin-21-like isoform X1 translates to MLRRLLTNEDDDKSSSIDEEFEDSSVSEIVGGKLSFNETENASSSVDKYRSWSGISGTEISSGLSPRKSSQRVAFEIVSAKTNSDSKKKFVSYTVLIKRSPGLETQPGVLERRYSDFLSLYQTLKKLYPMLLNSFPFPKKAILGNFTADIIAERSVAFQHFLAYAYSVKELRQSAELAEFLYNREIQEAHAMMKLAQFEDSAVLLENVYFIQEKILDEGHFSTYYTLCVLVACLNAVDNVAEAQKYAEIALSFAAEHEKNVLTAPLMVLAVRLWWAVGKDKKILERRLQELKQSGTNIDKQPTLLELVLHRECPLKPI, encoded by the exons atgcttcGACGTCTTTTGACAAATGAAGATGACGATAAAAGCTCCTCGATTGACGAAGAATTTGAGGATTCAAGTGTCTCAGAAATCGTTGGAGGAAAATTGTCTTTCAACGAAACTGAAAATGCGAGTTCTTCAGTGGATAAATACC gCTCCTGGTCAGGGATATCAGGAACAGAAATTTCATCTGGATTATCACCCAGGAAATCATCTCAACGTGTAGCGTTTGAGATAGTGTCAGCAAAGACTAACAGTGActctaaaaagaaatttgtt agctACACTGTTTTGATAAAAAGATCACCTGGACTGGAAACACAACCTGGTGTGCTGGAACGACGCTACTCTGATTTCTTGAGCTTATATCAGACTCTAAAAAAGTTATATCCAATGCTTTTAAACAGCTTTCCTTTTCCTAAAAAAGCTATTCTGGGGAACTTCACTGCTGACATAATTGCTGAACGAAGTGTCGCTTTCCAACATTTCCTAGCTTACGCCTATTCTGTCAAAGAACTGAGGCAGTCAGCCGAGCTTgctgaatttttatacaatagaGAGATACAAGAAGCCCATGCCATGATGAAACTTGCGCAGTTTGAAGACTCTGCAGTTTTGTTGGAAAATGTGTATTTcatccaagaaaaaatattagatgaagGCCACTTTTCAACCTATTACACCCTGTGTGTTCTTGTTGCTTGTTTGAATGCAGTGGACAATGTTGCTGAAGCCCAAAAGTATGCAGAGATAGCTTTGTCTTTTGCTGCTGAACATGAAAAAAATGTGCTTACTGCACCTTTGATGGTGTTAGCTGTAAGATTGTGGTGGGCTGTtggtaaagataaaaaaattttggagaGGCGATTACAAGAACTTAAACAGTCAGGTACTAATATAGACAAGCAGCCTACACTGCTAGAGCTAGTTTTGCATCGTGAATGCCCCCTgaaaccaatttaa
- the LOC129965984 gene encoding sorting nexin-21-like isoform X2, whose protein sequence is MELFHLKNKYYAIPLWTVKKYSLESSWSGISGTEISSGLSPRKSSQRVAFEIVSAKTNSDSKKKFVSYTVLIKRSPGLETQPGVLERRYSDFLSLYQTLKKLYPMLLNSFPFPKKAILGNFTADIIAERSVAFQHFLAYAYSVKELRQSAELAEFLYNREIQEAHAMMKLAQFEDSAVLLENVYFIQEKILDEGHFSTYYTLCVLVACLNAVDNVAEAQKYAEIALSFAAEHEKNVLTAPLMVLAVRLWWAVGKDKKILERRLQELKQSGTNIDKQPTLLELVLHRECPLKPI, encoded by the exons ATGGAATTATTTCACTTAAAGAATAAGTATTACGCTATTCCTTTATGGACAGTGAAGAAATACAGTCTTGAAA gCTCCTGGTCAGGGATATCAGGAACAGAAATTTCATCTGGATTATCACCCAGGAAATCATCTCAACGTGTAGCGTTTGAGATAGTGTCAGCAAAGACTAACAGTGActctaaaaagaaatttgtt agctACACTGTTTTGATAAAAAGATCACCTGGACTGGAAACACAACCTGGTGTGCTGGAACGACGCTACTCTGATTTCTTGAGCTTATATCAGACTCTAAAAAAGTTATATCCAATGCTTTTAAACAGCTTTCCTTTTCCTAAAAAAGCTATTCTGGGGAACTTCACTGCTGACATAATTGCTGAACGAAGTGTCGCTTTCCAACATTTCCTAGCTTACGCCTATTCTGTCAAAGAACTGAGGCAGTCAGCCGAGCTTgctgaatttttatacaatagaGAGATACAAGAAGCCCATGCCATGATGAAACTTGCGCAGTTTGAAGACTCTGCAGTTTTGTTGGAAAATGTGTATTTcatccaagaaaaaatattagatgaagGCCACTTTTCAACCTATTACACCCTGTGTGTTCTTGTTGCTTGTTTGAATGCAGTGGACAATGTTGCTGAAGCCCAAAAGTATGCAGAGATAGCTTTGTCTTTTGCTGCTGAACATGAAAAAAATGTGCTTACTGCACCTTTGATGGTGTTAGCTGTAAGATTGTGGTGGGCTGTtggtaaagataaaaaaattttggagaGGCGATTACAAGAACTTAAACAGTCAGGTACTAATATAGACAAGCAGCCTACACTGCTAGAGCTAGTTTTGCATCGTGAATGCCCCCTgaaaccaatttaa